One Brassica napus cultivar Da-Ae unplaced genomic scaffold, Da-Ae ScsIHWf_223;HRSCAF=387, whole genome shotgun sequence DNA segment encodes these proteins:
- the LOC106363445 gene encoding uncharacterized protein LOC106363445, producing the protein MWYLPITDRLKRLYQSKHTADAMRWHGEHNSNGEIAHPSDAKAWQHFQSVYPSFASERRNVYLGLCTDGFNPFGSHGRQYSLWPVIVTPYNLPPSLCMKREFLFLTILVPGPAHPKRSLDVYLQPLIHELKMLWAEGVEVYDISARQNFIMRAVLMWTISDFPAYGIRYLPHDHPYRKSTTLFTKNKKVFDGPPPEIDGKSILTQLRDFGVESTAKCGGNGHDPVYGYGEHHNWHKKSIFWKLPYWENHLLRHNLDVMHIEKNIFDNIMNTILNVKGKTKDNLKSRLDLPDICARESLHVDGRGRLPMPIYRLDAAAKQEFFDWIIDSVKFPDGYASNLRNCVNREEGKFSGLKSHDCHVMMQRLLPFFFAGLLPKHVHEEIAGIAAFFRDLCSRSLTADGIRNLKEMIPIIQCNVQKIFPPSFFDVMEHLPIHLAREAELGGPVQYRWMYLVERSMYHFKQKVKNLSRVEGSIVSQSINEETSQFAAYYFAPEVQTKSRKPSRHDDGGQRTVYPVEVPTIFSQIGRLSGKGKSRRLTEQEHMHLHKYILANCEEVMTYERIYMEQIRGAYPNYTEDQLSALKENEFVNWLKFYVRFLLSRGDPIQPWLEELALGPKFVAVSYPMYCTRGYAFKIFSENTTQPTINHGISARSGEVIYYGILREILEIHYPGILNLRCVAFFADWYNPIVGYGVRIDEFGVTSVHSRRSLANYDPFILASQADQKLEGVSDTAAMQQSSSSAIGDLHVDGSEIDLVVDFTGVGDNEVFSDSESEKGEFNEDSVSSEYSSNSD; encoded by the exons GATGCTATGAGATGGCATGGTGAACACAACAGCAACGGAGAAATTGCTCATCCATCAGACGCGAAAGCCTGGCAACATTTTCAGTCAGTGTATCCTAGTTTTGCAtctgagagaagaaatgtttaccttggattatgtacggATGGATTCAACCCGTTCGGAAGCCATGGGAGACAATATTCTCTTTGGCCAGTTATTGTAACACCATACAATTTACCTCCATCATTGTGCATGAAACGAgagtttctctttctcacaattCTAGTTCCTGGTCCTGCACATCCTAAAAGATCCCTTGATGTCTATTTGCAACCATTGATTCATGAGCTGAAAATGCTATGGGCCGAAGGAGTTGAAGTGTATGATATATCTGCTAGGCAGAATTTTATAATGCGTGCAGTGCTtatgtggaccataagtgactttcccgCATACGgaat ACGATATCTACCCCATGACCATCCGTATCGAAAAAGCACCACTTTGTTTACTAAGAACaaaaaggtgtttgatggtccgcCACCAGAAATAGATGGAAAATCTATCCTGACTCAACTCAGAGATTTTGGTGTGGAATCGACAGCTAAATGTGGGGGAAATGGGCATGATCCAGTTTATGGATATGGCGaacatcacaactggcacaagaaaagtattttttggaagTTGCCGTATTGGGAGAACCATCTACttaggcataatttagatgtgatgcatatagagaagaatataTTTGACAACATCATGAATACCATTCTCAATGTCAAGGGAAAGACGAAAGACAACCTGAAGTCTAGATTAGACTTGCCAGATATATGTGCCCGGGAATCTCTCCACGTGGATGGGAGAGGAAGACTTCCAATGCCTATTTATCGGTTAGATGCAGCTGCAAAGCAAGAGTTCTTCGACTGGATTATAGATAGCGTCAAATTCCCAGATGGATATGCGTCAAATCTAAGGAACTGTGTTAATCGCGAAGAAGGAAAGTTTTCTGGTTTgaaaagtcatgattgtcatgtcatGATGCAGCGTCTTCTCCCAtttttcttcgctggtcttctTCCAAAACATGTACATGAAGAAATAGCAG GAATAGCAGCTTTCTTTCGAGATTTGTGCTCGAGATCATTAACAGCAGATGGAATTAGAAACTTGAAAGAAATGATTCCGATAATCCAATGCAATGTCCAGAAGATTTTTCCACCTTccttttttgatgttatggagcatcttccAATCCATCTCGCTCGAGAAGCAGAACTTGGGGGCCCGGTTCAATATCGATGGATGTACCTGGTTGAGCGTTCTATGTATCATTTCAAGCAGAAAGTGAAAAATTTAAGCCGAGTTGAGGGTTCTATTGTTTCACAAAGCATCAATGAGGAAACATCCCAGTTCGCTGCTTACTATTTTGCCCCAGAAGTACAAACTAAAAGTCGAAAACCATCAAGACATGATGATGGAGGGCAGAGAACAGTTTATCCCGTCGAGGTGCCTACCATATTTTCCCAAATTGGTCGATTAAGTGGAAAAGGAAAAAGTAGAAGACTCACCGAACAAGAGCACATGCACTTACATAAGTACATTTTAGCAAACTGCGAAGAAGTAATGACATACGAAAG GATTTACATGGAGCAAATAAGGGGTGCATATCCTAATTACACTGAAGATCAGCTTTCTGCACTAAAAGAAAACGAGTTTGTAAATTGGCTAAAATTCTAT GTAAGGTTTCTCTTGTCTAGAGGAGATCCTATTCAGCCATGGTTAGAGGAGTTGGCCCTTGGTCCCAAATTTGTTGCTGTGTCGTACCCGATGTATTGCACGCGTGGATATGCTTTTAAGATTTTCAGCGAAAACACTACGCAGCCAACTATAAATCATGGTATATCTGCTAGATCTGGCGAAGTAATCTACTATGGTATTTTGCGTGAGATATTGGAGATTCACTATCCGGGGATCCTTAATTTGAGGTGTGTTGCCTTCTTTGCTGATTGGTACAACCCGATCGTTGGATATGGTGTACGAATTGACGAGTTTGGAGTAACATCAGTTCATTCCAGAAGAAGTCTTGCAAACTATGATCCGTTCATTCTGGCTTCACAAGCTGATCAA AAATTGGAAGGAGTTTCGGATACGGCTGCGATGCAACAATCCTCGAGCAGTGCCATAGGTGATCTTCATGTTGATGGAAGCGAAATCGATCTTGTTGTTGATTTTACTGGTGTAGGTGACAACGAAGTATTCTCAGATTCGGAGTCGGAGAAAGGAGAATTCAACGAAGACTCGGTTTCTTCAGAATATTCATCTAATTCGGAttaa